The DNA region GAGGGCGAGCTGACCCGGCTCATCGAGGAGAACACCGACCTGCGTCAGCGGATCGGCGAGCTCGACCAGGAGCTTGCTGCGGCTCGTGCCGGCGGGGGCGCCGCGCAGGCCGCCCCCTCGATCCCGGTCTACGAGCCCGCCCCCGAGCCGGTGGCCGCGCCGCAGCCGGTGGTCGCCGCGCCGGCCGCCCAGGAGCCGCCGGCGGAGGAGCAGCATCTCAAGGCCGCTCGGGTGCTGAGCCTGGCCCAGGACACCGCCGACCGGTTGACGGGCACCGCCCGGGCCGAGTCGGAGAAGCTCATGGCCGACGCCCGTGCCAACGCCGACCAGATCCTCACCGAGGCGCGGCAGACCGCCGAGACGACCGTCGCCGAAGCCCGTCAGCGGGCCGACGCCCTGCTCACCGACGCGCAGACGCGCTCGGAGACCCAGCTGCGCCAAGCCCAGGAGAAGGCCGACGCGCTGCAGGCCGATGCGGAACGCAAGCACTCGGAGATCATGGGCACCATCAACCAGCAGCGCACCGTGCTGGAGGGTCGCCTCGAGCAGCTGCGCACCTTCGAACGCGAGTACCGCACCCGGCTCAAGACCTACCTCGAATCCCAGCTCGAAGAATTGGGTCAGCGGGGTTCGGCGGCACCGGTGGACAGCAGTGCCCCCGGTGACGGCGGCGGCTTCAACAATTTCAACCGCGGCAGCAACTGACCGTCGGAGCTGACCCGCCGGCCGGCGGAATCGAGTAGTTCGGCCGTCGTACTGGAGGTGGATCGATGCTGATCATCGCGATGGTGTTGGCGGCCATTGGCCTCGCCGCACTGGTCTTCGCCGTGGTCACCAGCAATGCGTTGGTGGCCTGGGTCTGCGTCGGTGCGAGCCTGCTCGGGGTGCTGCTGCTCATCGTCGATGCGTTGCGCGAACGGCGGGCCAACCTGCCGGCGAGCGCAGCCGAGGACGCCGAGGACTCGGACGCCGACGAGGGCGCTGAGAGCACCGAGGCCGGCGACGACCTCGACATCGCGGCCGAGAGCGAAACCACGGAAGCCACGGAAGCCGCCGATAGCCCGGCCGACGCGGCCGAAGCGGACTCCGCCGCAGTGACCGACACGGTCGCGGACGCCGGTGCCGACACCGCGACCACGGAGGAGACCGCGGCGCAGCCGACGGAGTGATCCCGGGTTCAACCGGCGGCAGCGGTGGCCAGTAGGTCGCGCACTGCGGCGTCGCCGACTTGCTCGAAATCCAGATAGGCCTGGCCGACCGCGTCGAACGGGGTGGGCATCGTCGCGCAGACGATGTCGTCGGCTTCCTGCCCGATCCTGCGGCAGGCCGCCGGCGCGCCCACCGGCACCGCGACGATGACCGACCGCGGATCGGCCGCCTGGACGGCCCGCAGGGCGGCCAGCATGCTCGCCCCGGTCGCAATCCCGTCGTCGACCAGGATCACCATCCGGCCGTGCAGATCCGCGGGCGCTCGCGCGCCACGGTAGGTACGTTCGCGACGACGCAGTTCGGCGGTCTCCCGGTCGATCACCGACTGCAGCACGTCGTCGTCGATCCCCAGCTCGGCCAGGACGCGGTCGTTGCGCACCACCCGCCCGCCGGCCAGCGCCCCCATCGCCAACTCGGGCTGCCGTGGAGCACCGAGCTTGCGGACCACGAACACATCCAGCGGCGCCCGCAGCGCCGCGGCGACCTCCCAGGCGACCGGCACCCCGCCGCGGGCCAGGCCCAGCACCAGTGGTGGCGGGGCGCCCGCGGTGTCGGGCAGCCGATCGCGGAGCAACCCCGCCAAGGCTCGACCGGCGTCACCGCGGTCTCGGAACGTGCGGGCCGCCGGCCGAGGTAAGAACGCACCCGGGCGAGTCATCTCCCCATCGAGCTTACGACGGCCGGGTCCGGGACGACGTCAGTGCGACAGCGCCTCGGTGGGCTGCGATTCGACGGCCTCGGGCCACTTCGCGGGCACCGGCCGCTGCCGGACAACCTGCGGCCACCAGAACCACTTGCCCAGCAGTGCGGCGATGGACGGCGTCATGAACGACCGCACGATCAACGTGTCGAACAACAGCCCCATGCCGATGGTGGTGCCGATCTGACCGAGGATCACCAGATCGCTGAAGATGAAGGCACACATCGTCGCCGAGAACACCAGACCGGCGGCGGTGACCACCGAGCCGGTGCCGCCCATCGACCGGATGATCCCGGTGTTCAGGCCGGCATGCAGCTCCTCCTTGAACCGCGACACCAGCAGCAGGTTGTAGTCCGCTCCCACCGCCAACAGCAGGATGATGGCCAGCGGCACCACGACCCAGAACAGGTGAATCCCGAAGATGTACTGCCACACCAGGACCGACAGGCCCACCGACGCCCCCAGGGACAGGACGACGGTGCCGACGATCACGATCGCGGCGACCAGGCTGCGGGTCACGATCACCATGATCAACAGGATGAGTGCGACCGCGGCCAACGCCGAGATCATCAGGTCGTACTTCATCCCCTCCTGGATGTCCTTGTTGGTGGCGCCGATACCCGCCACGTAGATCTTCGCGTCCGACATCGGGGTCGCCTTGAGGGCGTCGAACACCGCTTCCTTGATCGCATCGATGTGCGGAATCGCCTGGGGGTCGGCCGGATTCCCCTGATGGGTGACGATCATCCGGGCGGCGTGGCCGTCCGGCGACAGGAACAGCTTGAGTCCGCGCTTGAAGTCGTCGTTGTCGAAGGCCTCCGGCGGCAGGTAGAACGTGTCGTCGTTCTTGGCGTCGTCGAACGCCTTGCCCATTGCGGTGGCGTTGTTCAAGGCCTCTTCGCTCTGCGAGTTGATGCCCCCGGTGGTCGCGAAGTTCGACAGTGTCAGGTCGCGGTTGCGCTCCTGAATCGCGATCTGCGGCGGCAACAACTCGACCAGCTGCGGCTGCAGGGCATCGAGGGTGTCGAGGCTGGCGGTGATGGTGCTGAACTTCTCGGACAGTTCGGCTATCCCGTCGAGGGAGTCGAACACCGACCGCAACGCCCAACACATCGGAATGTCGAAGCAGTGCGGTTCCCAGTAGAAGTAGTTGCGCATCGGGCGGAACTGGTCGTCGAAGTCGGCGAGCTTGTCCCGCAGATCGTTGACGGTCTCGACGGTGTCGTGGAACGCCCGGGTCTGTTCGTGGGTGGCGGCGGCGCTCTGTCGCTGCAGGTCGAGCTGCTGGCGGAGCACCGCGATGGTGTTGTCGATCTCGCCGGCCTGCTTGAGCAGGTCGTTGGCCCGGGCCTTCTGATAGTCCAGGTTCATGATCTGGCTGGCGCTGGAGGCACTGATCTGGAACGGAATCGAGCTGTGCGTGATCGGTGTCCCGAGCGGCCGGGTGATCGACTGCACCAGCGCGATTCCCGGCGTGTGGAGCACCGCCTTGGCCGCCCGCTCCAGAATCAGCATGTCGGCGGGATTGCGCATGTCGTGATCGGTCTCGATCATCACCAGTTCGGGGTTGATCCGGGCCTCGGTGAAATGCCTTTCGGCCGCCTCCATGCCGATGACACCGGGTGCGCTGGCGGGAATGTAGGGCCGGTTGTCGAAGCTGGTGTGCAAGCCGGGCAACGCCAGCAAGCCGATGAACGCGACTGCCATGGTGACCACCAGGATCGGTCCGGGCCAGCGCACGATCGTCGTGCCGATCCGCCGCCAACCCCGCGTCCGTTGCGCGACCTTGGGTTCCATCAGCCCGAACCGGGTGGCGATCAACAGCACCGCGGGACCCAGCGTGAGCGCGGCGGCCAGCGTGACCAGCACACCGATGGCGGCGGGTATCCCGAGGGTCTGGAAGTAGGGGAGCCGGGTCAGGCCCATGCATGCGACCGCACCGGCGATGGTCAGGCCGGATCCGACCATGACGTGCACGGTGCCGCGCCACATGTCGTAGTAGGCCTCCAGGCGTTCCATGCCCTTGCCGCGGGCCTCCTGATAGCGCCCGACGACGAAGATCGCGTAGTCGGTTCCGGCGGCAATCGCCAAGAGCGTCAACAGGTTCGTCGCATAGGTGGACAGGCCGATCACGCCGGAGTGGGCCAGCACCGCGACCAGGCCGCGGGCCGCCGCGAGCTCGACGGCGACGGCCAGCAACACGATCACCATGGTCGTCAGGGAGCGGTAGACGAACAGCAGCATCAGGCCGATCACCAGGAAGGTGACGGCGGTGACCTCGTTGGTGCCCTCGCTGCCGACTTCGAAGTTGTCGGTCACCAGTGGCGACGCGCCGGTGATGTAGGCGTGGAGTCCGGCCGGCGGCGGGTTGGCGGCCACGATCTCACGGACGGCGTCGACGGATTCGTTCGACATCGCCTCGCCCTGGTTGCCGCGCAGATAGATCTGTGTCAGCGCGGCTTTGCCGTCTTTGCTCTGCGAGCCGCCGGCGGTCAGCGGGTCGCCCCAGAAGTCCTGGACGTGCTCGACGTGCTCGGTGTCCTCCCGGAGTTTCTTGACCAGGCCGTCGTAGTAGGTGTGGGCGTCGGGACCCAGCACCTCATCGCCTTCCAGCACGAGCATCGCCGCACTGTCGGAGTCGAATTCGTCGAAGACCTCGCCGATGTGGCGCATCGCGAGAATGCCCGGGGCATCCGGGGCGTTCTGCCCCACCGAGCGTTCCCAGCCGACTACTTCGAGTTGGGGCGCAACGGTGTTGGTGATCGCGGCGATCGCGATCCAGACGAGCAGGATCGGCAACGCGAGTTTGTGGATGGCCCGGGCCACCAACGGGCCGTCGGACGGGGGAGCGGTGCGGTGTTCGCTCATGCGGTCTTGTCCAAGCAGGAGATGTAGCCGTTCACGTTGTCCGAAGACCTCTCGTCCTTGACGATTCCGTTGACGGTGATGCGGCAGCCGATGGTGTCGCCGTCACCCTGTGCGCGCAGGTCGGCATACATCGTCGGCTCGTCGGTGGTCAGCGTCTGCGACCACGGCAGCGGGACCTGCTCGACGCGTTGGGGTTGGGCGTCGATATCCAGATAGTTGATCGTGGCTACCGACCCGGGCGTCCCGAACACCTCGAAGAACACGTGCTTGGGGTTGTATCCGGTGTTCTCCAGGGCTTCCGAGCCGGGCCGGGAGATTTCGTTGTGGGAGCCGAAGTAGCCGCGCAACCGGTCGACGCTGAACCCGACCAGGGCGACCACCACGATCACCACGATCGCCACCCATTGCCGACGAATCAGTTTGGTCAGTGAAAGCCTGCTCACAACAAAGCCCTCCGACGCCCCGCGGA from Mycolicibacter sp. MU0083 includes:
- a CDS encoding phosphoribosyltransferase, with product MTRPGAFLPRPAARTFRDRGDAGRALAGLLRDRLPDTAGAPPPLVLGLARGGVPVAWEVAAALRAPLDVFVVRKLGAPRQPELAMGALAGGRVVRNDRVLAELGIDDDVLQSVIDRETAELRRRERTYRGARAPADLHGRMVILVDDGIATGASMLAALRAVQAADPRSVIVAVPVGAPAACRRIGQEADDIVCATMPTPFDAVGQAYLDFEQVGDAAVRDLLATAAAG
- a CDS encoding DivIVA domain-containing protein; its protein translation is MPLTPADVHNVAFSKPPIGKRGYNEDEVDAFLDLVEGELTRLIEENTDLRQRIGELDQELAAARAGGGAAQAAPSIPVYEPAPEPVAAPQPVVAAPAAQEPPAEEQHLKAARVLSLAQDTADRLTGTARAESEKLMADARANADQILTEARQTAETTVAEARQRADALLTDAQTRSETQLRQAQEKADALQADAERKHSEIMGTINQQRTVLEGRLEQLRTFEREYRTRLKTYLESQLEELGQRGSAAPVDSSAPGDGGGFNNFNRGSN
- a CDS encoding RND family transporter, giving the protein MSEHRTAPPSDGPLVARAIHKLALPILLVWIAIAAITNTVAPQLEVVGWERSVGQNAPDAPGILAMRHIGEVFDEFDSDSAAMLVLEGDEVLGPDAHTYYDGLVKKLREDTEHVEHVQDFWGDPLTAGGSQSKDGKAALTQIYLRGNQGEAMSNESVDAVREIVAANPPPAGLHAYITGASPLVTDNFEVGSEGTNEVTAVTFLVIGLMLLFVYRSLTTMVIVLLAVAVELAAARGLVAVLAHSGVIGLSTYATNLLTLLAIAAGTDYAIFVVGRYQEARGKGMERLEAYYDMWRGTVHVMVGSGLTIAGAVACMGLTRLPYFQTLGIPAAIGVLVTLAAALTLGPAVLLIATRFGLMEPKVAQRTRGWRRIGTTIVRWPGPILVVTMAVAFIGLLALPGLHTSFDNRPYIPASAPGVIGMEAAERHFTEARINPELVMIETDHDMRNPADMLILERAAKAVLHTPGIALVQSITRPLGTPITHSSIPFQISASSASQIMNLDYQKARANDLLKQAGEIDNTIAVLRQQLDLQRQSAAATHEQTRAFHDTVETVNDLRDKLADFDDQFRPMRNYFYWEPHCFDIPMCWALRSVFDSLDGIAELSEKFSTITASLDTLDALQPQLVELLPPQIAIQERNRDLTLSNFATTGGINSQSEEALNNATAMGKAFDDAKNDDTFYLPPEAFDNDDFKRGLKLFLSPDGHAARMIVTHQGNPADPQAIPHIDAIKEAVFDALKATPMSDAKIYVAGIGATNKDIQEGMKYDLMISALAAVALILLIMVIVTRSLVAAIVIVGTVVLSLGASVGLSVLVWQYIFGIHLFWVVVPLAIILLLAVGADYNLLLVSRFKEELHAGLNTGIIRSMGGTGSVVTAAGLVFSATMCAFIFSDLVILGQIGTTIGMGLLFDTLIVRSFMTPSIAALLGKWFWWPQVVRQRPVPAKWPEAVESQPTEALSH
- a CDS encoding MmpS family transport accessory protein, with translation MSRLSLTKLIRRQWVAIVVIVVVALVGFSVDRLRGYFGSHNEISRPGSEALENTGYNPKHVFFEVFGTPGSVATINYLDIDAQPQRVEQVPLPWSQTLTTDEPTMYADLRAQGDGDTIGCRITVNGIVKDERSSDNVNGYISCLDKTA